One Fusarium oxysporum f. sp. lycopersici 4287 chromosome 8, whole genome shotgun sequence genomic region harbors:
- a CDS encoding DNA polymerase sigma subunit, whose product MPPRNNRPRNSRPDSRPRNDRPPRPDTDSYRPGDRYDLPPRPPRDNYGQSDSYRPRVPQGDFTFRVDKPAGMPDFPTDYRGPSDRRGPRRDGGRGGGRGRGRGGRKWQPPPHPSERALVSGATANMPEERLGEEGAAKFRDVDELSDDDELEMDISSSSETEGPSKKRAKTGDDESGDAAPKWSNPDPYTALPCPDESTRKKRDMVKLIRKARVEDQSEKLAASTEAEDFISFDLTEDEESSEEEEEAPPPPPREPPPPPPPNAPSGPKAETARLPEKPRAPANGTLDTSRRNDPLGSRKRTADDEIKPPDYGQLKKATTKPSKGALLPSWQPKATEDPCPWDTVDHSATMNMPFRLHKEIIDFYEYVRPRDFEQRIRDNLVENLRKAMRRDGRNFASASVHPFGSFMSGLYLPTADMDLVVCSASFMRGGPPTYLSAKSWLYKFQKFLTSQHVADQHSIEVIAHARVPLVKYVDKQTGLKVDVSFENLGGVNAVDTFLEWKAQYPAMPILVTVIKHFLLMRGLNEPVNGGIGGFTVICLVVSMLQLMPQVQSRNLIPEHHLGEMLLEFFHLYGREFCHDTNAISLTRPIGYIRKSEVRSLTYKNYDRLSIIDPNNSGNDISGGSSNTVAILDRFKGAFHLLRDRMDEIARDPNQGNILEVILRGDYSSFRMQRDFLRHVHEKHIGPCSS is encoded by the exons ATGCCTCCGCGCAACAATAGGCCGCGCAACTCGCGTCCCGACTCGCGCCCAAGAAATGACCGTCCTCCCCGTCCCGATACCGACAGCTATCGACCTGGCGACAGGTACGACTTGCCTCCTCGACCGCCCCGCGATAATTATGGCCAGTCTGATTCATACCGCCCGCGCGTGCCGCAGGGCGACTTTACCTTCCGTGTAGATAAGCCGGCTGGTATGCCTGATTTTCCGACTGATTATCGTGGGCCGTCTGATAGAAGAGGGCCGCGTCGCGATGGTGGTCGTGGTGGCGGCCGAGGTCGgggcagaggaggaagaaaatggCAACCACCGCCTCATCCGTCTGAACGCGCTTTGGTGTCTGGAGCGACTGCGAATATGCCCGAAGAACGActtggcgaagaaggcgCTGCCAAGTTCCGCGACGTTGATGAGCTATCGGACGACGATGAGCTCGAAATGGacatttcttcatcttccgAAACCGAAGGACCTTCGAAGAAACGAGCCAAAACCGGAGACGATGAATCTGGCGATGCTGCACCTAAGTGGTCAAATCCCGATCCCTACACTGCTCTCCCATGTCCCGATGAGAGCACCCGCAAGAAGCGGGATATGGTCAAGCTGATCCGAAAAGCCCGCGTGGAAGACCAGTCGGAGAAACTGGCTGCTTCAACCGAAGCCGAAGACTTTATCTCGTTTGACCTgacagaagatgaagagagcagtgaagaggaagaggaagcacCGCCGCCTCCCCCGCGTGAACCACCCCCGCCACCGCCCCCGAACGCGCCCTCTGGACCTAAAGCTGAGACTGCGCGTCTCCCCGAGAAGCCGCGGGCACCTGCTAATGGGACTTTGGATACGTCGCGAAGAAATGATCCCCTTGGATCTCGCAAGAGAACTGCcgacgatgagatcaagCCTCCCGATTACGGACAATTGAAGAAGGCTACGACCAAGCCTTCGAAAGGTGCGCTTCTGCCCAGTTGGCAACCGAAGGCAACCGAGGACCCATGTCCTTGGGATACTGTCGATCACTCTGCTACCATGAACATGCCATTCCG aTTACACAAGGAAATCATCGACTTCTACGAATACGTCCGACCCCGCGATTTTGAACAGCGAATCCGTGACAACCTCGTCGAGAACCTGCGAAAGGCCATGCGACGCGACGGAAGGAACTTTGCGAGCGCCTCAGTCCACCCCTTTGGTTCCTTCATGTCCGGTCTCTACCTCCCTACCGCAGACATGGACCTGGTTGTCTGCTCAGCAAGCTTCATGCGAGGCGGTCCCCCAACATACCTGTCGGCAAAGAGCTGGCTGTACAAGTTCCAGAAGTTCCTCACCAGCCAACATGTAGCTGACCAACACTCCATCGAGGTTATTGCCCACGCTAGAGTTCCGTTGGTCAAATACGTTGACAAGCAGACTGGTCTCAAGGTTGATGTTTCGTTTGAGAACTTGGGTGGTGTGAACGCTGTCGACACTTTCCTTGAGTGGAAGGCCCAATATCCTGCCATGCCTATCCTCGTGACTGTGATCAAACACTTCCTACTCATGCGTGGTCTGAATGAACCTGTAAATGGAGGAATTGGTGGTTTCACAGTGATTTGCTTGGTTGTCAGCATGTTGCAGCTTATGCCACAGGTACAAAGTCGAAACCTTATTCCCGAACATCATCTTGGCGAGATGCTTCTCGAGTTCTTCCACCTTTACGGGCGCGAATTCTGCCACGACACCAACGCCATCTCCCTGACCAGACCAATTGGGTACATTAGAAAG TCCGAGGTCCGAAGCCTCACGTACAAGAACTACGATCGTCTCTCCATCATCGACCCCAACAACTCGGGCAACGACATCTCCGGCGGCTCGTCCAACACCGTAGCAATCCTCGACCGTTTCAAAGGCGCCTTCCATCTGTTACGTGACAGAATGGACGAGATTGCCCGTGATCCCAACCAGGGCAACATTCTTGAAGTGATTCTCAGAGGCGACTACTCCTCTTTCAGAATGCAGCGAGATTTCCTTCGCCACGTACATGAGAAACATATCGGACCTTGTTCTTCCTGA
- a CDS encoding high-affinity iron transporter: MIGAFYSLGKDVFSKTEDIWEGSFSLIAAIIISIMGAALLRVNKLQEKWRVKLMQALDKKDAIATSGLMSRFKLWSEKHVMFILPFITVLREGLEAVVYIGGVSLGLPASSFPLAVICGLAAGCVVGYIIYRGGNTTSLQIFLIISTGFLYLVAAGLFSKAVWAFEIHAWNNIIGGDAAEVGSGPGSYDIHKSVWHVNCCNAELNGGGGWGIFNAILGWQNSATIGSVVSYNVYWLVVIICFCSMTYMERYGNLGVFTPLTTCFGLRKKTVPEKPSSIENELMPSNGDDKTATPVVNNI, encoded by the exons ATGATCGGAGCATTCTACTCCCTCGGCAAAGATGTCTTCAGCAAAACAGAAGACATCTGGGAAGGAAGCTTCAGTCTTATTGCGGCGATTATTATCTCTATTATGGGCGCTGCTCTTTTGAGAGTTAATAAACTTCAGGAGAAGTGGAGGGTTAAGTTGATGCAGGCTCTGGATAAGAAAGATGCGATTGCTACTTCTGGTCTCATGAGCCGTTTCAAGCTTTGGTCGGAGAAGCATGTCATGTTTATTCTGCCTTTCATCACCGTTCTGAGGGAGGGTCTTGAGGCTGTTGTGTATATCGGAGGTGTCAGTTTGGGGCTTCCAGCTTCTTCGTTTCCTTTGGCTGTTATTTGTGGCCTTGCAGCTGGTTGCGTCGTTGGATACATCATTTACAG AGGAGGAAACACAACATCTCTCCAaatcttcctcatcatctccactGGTTTCTTGTATCTCGTCGCCGCCGGACTCTTCAGCAAAGCCGTCTGGGCCTTCGAAATTCACGCCTGGAACAACATCATCGGAGGTGATGCAGCAGAGGTTGGCTCTGGCCCTGGTTCTTACGACATCCACAAGAGTGTCTGGCACGTCAACTGCTGCAACGCTGAGCTCAACGGTGGTGGTGGCTGGGGTATTTTCAATGCCATTCTTGGTTGGCAGAACTCTGCGACAATCGGGTCTGTTGTCTCTTACAACGTTTATTGGCTGGTCGTGATTATCTGCTTCTGCTCCATGACTTACATGGAGCGATACGGTAACCTTGGTGTGTTTACACCACTGACGACATGCTTTGGACTACGCAAGAAGACTGTCCCCGAGAAGCCGAGCAGCATTGAGAATGAGCTTATGCCTTCGAATGGAGATGACAAGACTGCTACGCCAGTTGTAAACAACATTTAA
- a CDS encoding high-affinity iron transporter, with protein MTVNVFAVPIFFICFRECLETSIIVSVLLAFLKQSVGGEDDKETYKRLLKQVWIGVGLGLAICICIGAGMIGAFYSLGKDVFSKTEDIWEGSFSLIAAIIISIMGAALLRVNKLQEKWRVKLMQALDKKDAIATSGLMSRFKLWSEKHVMFILPFITVLREGLEAVVYIGGVSLGLPASSFPLAVICGLAAGCVVGYIIYRGGNTTSLQIFLIISTGFLYLVAAGLFSKAVWAFEIHAWNNIIGGDAAEVGSGPGSYDIHKSVWHVNCCNAELNGGGGWGIFNAILGWQNSATIGSVVSYNVYWLVVIICFCSMTYMERYGNLGVFTPLTTCFGLRKKTVPEKPSSIENELMPSNGDDKTATPVVNNI; from the exons ATGACAGTCAACGTCTTTGCTGTTCCCA TCTTTTTCATCTGTTTCCGAGAATGTCTCGAAACAAGCATCATCGTCTCCGTCCTTCTAGCATTCTTGAAGCAGAGTGTCGGCGGCGAGGACGATAAAGAAACCTACAAACGCCTTCTCAAACAG GTATGGATTGGTGTAGGTCTCGGCCTCGCCATCTGTATCTGCATCGGCGCCGGTATGATCGGAGCATTCTACTCCCTCGGCAAAGATGTCTTCAGCAAAACAGAAGACATCTGGGAAGGAAGCTTCAGTCTTATTGCGGCGATTATTATCTCTATTATGGGCGCTGCTCTTTTGAGAGTTAATAAACTTCAGGAGAAGTGGAGGGTTAAGTTGATGCAGGCTCTGGATAAGAAAGATGCGATTGCTACTTCTGGTCTCATGAGCCGTTTCAAGCTTTGGTCGGAGAAGCATGTCATGTTTATTCTGCCTTTCATCACCGTTCTGAGGGAGGGTCTTGAGGCTGTTGTGTATATCGGAGGTGTCAGTTTGGGGCTTCCAGCTTCTTCGTTTCCTTTGGCTGTTATTTGTGGCCTTGCAGCTGGTTGCGTCGTTGGATACATCATTTACAG AGGAGGAAACACAACATCTCTCCAaatcttcctcatcatctccactGGTTTCTTGTATCTCGTCGCCGCCGGACTCTTCAGCAAAGCCGTCTGGGCCTTCGAAATTCACGCCTGGAACAACATCATCGGAGGTGATGCAGCAGAGGTTGGCTCTGGCCCTGGTTCTTACGACATCCACAAGAGTGTCTGGCACGTCAACTGCTGCAACGCTGAGCTCAACGGTGGTGGTGGCTGGGGTATTTTCAATGCCATTCTTGGTTGGCAGAACTCTGCGACAATCGGGTCTGTTGTCTCTTACAACGTTTATTGGCTGGTCGTGATTATCTGCTTCTGCTCCATGACTTACATGGAGCGATACGGTAACCTTGGTGTGTTTACACCACTGACGACATGCTTTGGACTACGCAAGAAGACTGTCCCCGAGAAGCCGAGCAGCATTGAGAATGAGCTTATGCCTTCGAATGGAGATGACAAGACTGCTACGCCAGTTGTAAACAACATTTAA